In Chloroflexota bacterium, a single window of DNA contains:
- a CDS encoding AAA family ATPase, whose protein sequence is MHTTALADGTPEVGREIIPKIRAALNQAQALNAVQKHNPNPTPRRWILDRWLPAGRTVLFAGPGGKGKSRLALQLAVNIVTNGHRQWVASDTLVQGAPERMATPHFGAEAAHTSPPVAVYASWEDEASEIDRRLACLGASEAVEDRLHFVDLAGRGALWELMQTGSRHTSTLGALAHVGVLLRAYCEQVKARLLVVDPLAAAYACNENDRGLVCSFMRPGTAGRVITSAPSSLSHIRPSLNPCTAGAPTGSAPRVPSVEELAAFVRDHATPTHHAACVERLLELLTSELYVNTGKETLYKYMAEEFQTLPVESDCPSIISLPVDHLKHQDDVGAIRDFCLLATKQPPELCKEAAPLVSMNIIHAAWERWGRPFGIKHTLAPFVRAWHDFPNPIKPNTRDDRILSSRIAHVAVSDRRTDTLFTPATHLIVSNEGKQGVLPGCPNARGVTRPYPSRFTI, encoded by the coding sequence AAATCATCCCCAAGATACGCGCCGCGCTCAACCAAGCGCAGGCGCTCAATGCGGTACAGAAACACAACCCAAACCCGACACCGCGCCGCTGGATCCTCGATCGCTGGCTGCCGGCAGGTCGTACCGTGCTTTTCGCAGGGCCTGGCGGCAAAGGGAAGTCACGGCTTGCCCTGCAGCTCGCGGTGAATATCGTCACGAACGGACACCGGCAATGGGTGGCAAGCGACACACTTGTGCAGGGAGCACCGGAACGAATGGCGACTCCACACTTTGGGGCAGAGGCGGCGCATACCTCCCCTCCCGTTGCCGTCTATGCCAGCTGGGAAGACGAAGCGAGCGAGATAGACCGCCGTCTCGCCTGCCTGGGCGCATCCGAAGCGGTAGAAGATCGCCTGCACTTCGTCGATCTGGCCGGGCGCGGCGCGCTGTGGGAGCTGATGCAGACAGGGAGTAGGCACACATCTACCCTGGGTGCTCTCGCGCACGTCGGCGTCCTGCTACGCGCCTACTGTGAGCAGGTCAAGGCCCGCTTACTGGTAGTCGATCCCCTCGCGGCCGCTTATGCGTGTAACGAAAACGACCGCGGGCTGGTGTGCTCGTTTATGCGTCCTGGGACCGCTGGGCGCGTGATAACGAGTGCGCCGTCGTCTTTGTCGCACATCCGCCCAAGTCTGAATCCCTGTACAGCGGGAGCACCGACTGGCTCGGCGCCGCGCGTTCCTAGCGTTGAAGAACTGGCGGCATTTGTGCGGGACCATGCAACGCCAACGCACCATGCCGCGTGCGTTGAGCGCCTCCTAGAGCTGTTGACCAGCGAATTATACGTGAACACGGGCAAAGAAACACTATACAAGTATATGGCGGAGGAGTTTCAAACTCTGCCGGTCGAGAGCGACTGCCCCAGCATAATCAGTCTGCCAGTTGATCACCTGAAGCACCAGGATGATGTCGGTGCCATTCGCGACTTCTGCCTCTTGGCAACCAAACAACCACCGGAGTTATGCAAAGAAGCTGCACCTTTAGTCAGCATGAATATCATTCACGCCGCGTGGGAGAGATGGGGACGTCCGTTCGGGATTAAACACACTCTTGCACCATTTGTTAGGGCCTGGCACGACTTCCCCAATCCCATCAAGCCAAACACTCGTGACGACCGCATACTTTCCAGTCGTATTGCACATGTAGCCGTGAGCGACCGCCGCACCGATACGCTCTTCACGCCGGCCACACATCTTATTGTTTCAAACGAGGGCAAGCAAGGTGTGCTCCCAGGCTGCCCGAACGCACGAGGCGTCACCCGGCCTTACCCCTCGCGCTTTACGATTTAG